One Methanospirillum lacunae genomic window, ACCATGTAGTAGATCCGAGGATTCGTTATGAGTGAACAAGCCGTTGTAGTGCCAAAGGTGAAAAAATGTCCGTCTGTGCATAAAGGAATTGATACACATCAGCGACTAGTTCGGAAAATTTTCAAACGGCCTGCATTTTTAATTTCACTTGGATGTATTCTCATTCTAGTTGCCATCGCTATATGTGCATCGTTTATCGCCCCATATGATCCAAATGAAACTGATCTTCCAAATAAAAATCTGGGAATTTCTTCAACTCATGTATGGGGAACAGATTACCTGGGCAGGGATCTCTTTAGCAGAACTATCTGGGGAACCCGGACATCCCTGATTATTGCATTTACAACCGTAGGATGTGCGTTTGTTGCCGGTGTTGTAATCGGATGTATGGCGGCATTCTATGGTGGAATTGTAGATGAGACTCTTTCTCGCTGTATTGACTTATTCCTTGCTTTTCCCGGCATTATTTTCTCACTTGCCCTGTTAGGTCTTATTGGTCCGGGAATTCCGAACATAGTGCTCGCACTTACGCTCTCTCAATG contains:
- a CDS encoding ABC transporter permease; this translates as MSEQAVVVPKVKKCPSVHKGIDTHQRLVRKIFKRPAFLISLGCILILVAIAICASFIAPYDPNETDLPNKNLGISSTHVWGTDYLGRDLFSRTIWGTRTSLIIAFTTVGCAFVAGVVIGCMAAFYGGIVDETLSRCIDLFLAFPGIIFSLALLGLIGPGIPNIVLALTLSQWAVFARLMRGDVLSITNLEYIQSAKTGGLSNSRIILRHLIPNAIMPVLILATLEVGSVILSTAGLSFLGLGIPPEIPEWGSMIGAGKEFLRTAPLNVIVPGLAITAVVMVFNVFGEGLRDILDVHEEQVLPS